The Triticum aestivum cultivar Chinese Spring chromosome 3A, IWGSC CS RefSeq v2.1, whole genome shotgun sequence genome includes a region encoding these proteins:
- the LOC123062195 gene encoding fra a 1-associated protein: MGWRWHDDGEGDGGRGGLGDIPDLAGRGGGEAAHVGTRRVVQSRCHTEEVEPGRFVRKCEKTEQLLRNCVGRPSELVESKTENTEEDVTDEMTGGASHSLGFPTKEPFAFPGLRSDIEAIEKGFGSFLDEAERMTNEFFKSFGFPTIHDGDSRPFPRQPAERHVGEGTAKKPNENEYSEFGSQITDV, from the exons ATGGGTTGGCGTTGGCACGACGACGGCGAGGGCGACGGTGGCCGCGGCGGGCTCGGCgacatccccgacctcgccggccgaggcggcggcgaggcggcgcacgTCGGCACGCGCCGGGTGGTGCAGTCCCGCTGCCACACGGAGGAGGTGGAGCCCGGCCGCTTCGTCCGCAAGTGCGAGAAGACCGAGCAGCTCCTCCGCAACTGCGTCGGCAG GCCTTCTGAACTGGTGGAGTCGAAAACTGAGAACACCGAAGAAGATGTCACAGATGAAATGACCGGTGGTGCCTCGCATTCTCTTGGCTTCCCAACAAAAGAGCCCTTTGCATTTCCAGGACTTCGCAGTGACATTGAAGCTATTGAGAAAGGCTTCGGTAGCTTTCTGGATGAAGCTGAGCGGATGACCAACGAATTCTTCAAATCTTTTGGATTTCCAACCATTCACGACGGGGACTCGAGACCGTTTCCTAGGCAACCTGCAGAGAGGCATGTTGGAGAAGGTACCGCGAAGAAGCCCAATGAGAATGAGTACTCAGAATTCGGTAGCCAGATAACTGATGTGTAA